From Methanobrevibacter ruminantium:
CAACAATAAGCATAGCCAAACCGACAATATCAGTCAATATAAGAACTTGAATGTCTCTTTTCTCCATTGCAATTCCCATCAGGCCAATGAAAGCTACAATCAAACCACCGTATAAAGCTGTGGAATACATTGAGCTATAGAATGCAGGAACAAATTGTGGAATTATACTTGCAGCCATCTAATCACCTGAACTCCTTTTTAGCTTGCTTTTCACGAGCTTTACGATTGCTCATTTCAACTTCACTGGCTATCTTGTCAGAACTTGCAATAGCTCTTTTTACATCTTCCTTAATGTCTCCTTTACCTTTTTTCTCCTTTCTAACCATGGTAAAGTTAATGGCAAGCCATGATGCAATTATGAATGCCATCATAAGAATAGAGGATTCCAAGATAGTGTCAAAACCTCTTGTATAGTAAAGGATTTCATCTATCACTCCACCTGGAGATGCACAGATACTTGTTCCAAAGTATGGGGAAATACCTTTTAGCATTTCAGCAATTGGAGTCATATATGAATTGATCCAACCCAGATTCTGTGAATTTTCAGGATATTGGGCTTCAGTAACACCCGGACTTTCCAAAATCTCTCCACCCCTATCATATGGAGCAATAGCCAATCCCGCATCCATTTGACTTTGAGGAGCCGGACGAGTGTAGATTTGATCGGGATCCAATCCGATAGGAATAAGGAATCCGGCTATTAGGAGCAAACCTAAAATTAGAGCGAACAATCTAGGAATATTCTTCGGATTTGCCAATTTATTCCATAATTTAGCTATTTTAGGCATTTTGGTTTCCTCCAGGCATTAAGTTTAATAAATTGATAAGCATTATACATCAGCCCCTATCTCTTCTAAACGAGAAATAGCTCTAAACAAGATCAATGTCACAATAATTGTAGTTGCAATTAAAGTCAAAAGAGCCAATGTAGAATTATAAGTAAGTAAAATCAATGAAACTCCTACAGATGCCACTTCAGTATTGATGGTTCTTATGATTGGGTCTTTCACTCCAGGACCCCAAACGGTAGCTAGACTTCCAAAAATGGCAAGTGCCAAGCCTACATAAACCCAAAGAGCAAGATTAAACATTATTTACCACCTTCAGAGTTTCTTATTTCATTTTCACTGCTTTGAATCATTTTAGGAAGTGTGGAATAATCCTTTAGTTTTGATTTACGCACTTCATTTATTTTGATTAAGGCAAGTAAAAATACAATAATAGATAATGGATCAAGAACAGCAGTTAAAAAAGCAACATCCAAATATTTAAAGCTGACAATAGCTAAAAACAAGCCTGCTTCCAAGATTGAAACCATTATAACCTTATCCAATGGTTTCTTTAATAGGACAACTCCAATAGCACCTATTATCATCAAAGCAATTGATATTGTTGTCAAGTCAATAAATTCCAACATTTAAATCCCATTTCTATTATCTATAAAAGTAATAATCATCAATTTTCCTTATGCTCTTCCATATTCTTATCATAGGTAATTTCATCTTCCAAATCCTTTAAGCTGTATGCAATTGCATTTGCACCAATTGTAGAAGAGATAAAGAAAGTTGCAGCTAATACAAGACCAAATGGAGTTTTAATATACAATGCAATCAATGCAGAAACACAGAATCCTATTACATTTATGTAAAGTAATTTTTCTGCCCTATCTTTGGTTATTACTGCTCTTAAAGCCATTAAAATTGTAATAACTCCAATAATTTCAATAAACATAATTTAACCTTGTATTTTTCAATTAATTTTCATTTATTTATTTTAATTCATTTTTTTTAAGATTTAAAATCTTTTAATTATTCATATTTAGTATATCTACCAAAGGATTTTGCTATTTTTCCAATTAATCTAGAACTTGTTGGATGGTGAATTCCTTGAATAGTGAATATTGCAATTACCATTCCACAAATGAACATCTCTGGAGTGATTCCAATGAATGAGTAGATGAATATGAGTAGTGTCATGGTCAAAGCGCCAGTTGTTCCAGCATAACCTGGATCTGCACATAATCTATTCCCAATGTAAACAAGCAATGCAGCTATTAAACCGCCTTGAATTCCAAGAATGTAAACTCCAATTGAAGCAATCAATGTTCCTGCTGATGCATCTGGAGAACATAGGATGTTTCCTTGGAAGAATCCTCCTGCCAAATCCCCTTTTCTATTTTTGATGGAATATCCTACAGTCTCTGCCCCTTTAACACCTGGAGCTTCAGGAAGACCTAGGAATGTATCCACTATTACAAAATTAAGCCAAGAGATAATGGTTGCTAAAATCAAGCCAATTATTAGATCCATTATTTGCTACCTCCTTGAGGGTTTGGGAAAACATAATCGAATAGATACTTGACAAAAATAGCTGAGAATGCCCCAACTATAATTGCAATTATCAATCCATTATAAATCCAAAACACATTTAATGAATAAAAAATAGCTAGAATTCCTATAGCGAACACAGGAGTTGGAAATAGTGCACTTTTTGTCCAGGAAAACCTGATTGGCTTTTCTGGAAGAAGTGGCAATTTTAAAGCTAACGCTAAAACTATTGCAACTATGATAGCCACCATATAATTCATGAATAATTGAAATCCATTAGCACCTATACTAATCATACTTATATATATGTTATAATTTAATATATATCTTTTATTACTTGTTGCCAAGCCGAAAAAATAGGGCAAATTTATGATTATTTTTAAAATCGAAAAAAAATTAAATCAATCAACAGAAAATAAAGATAATTTATGAACAATCTTTGAAAAAGAAGCAGTTTGAAAGGATAAAAATTTAGGCATTCCTAAAAATTATAATTATTTTTATTAACACCACAATTGACAAAAATATAACCACAATATTACCAGAATATGACCACAATAGGAATTTATTTCTTATATAAAATTACAAAATATTAAAATAGTATTAAAATTATAAATCTATACTAATATAGAAAATAAAATTATAAATCAATGATGAAAATCATAGGCATTGAATCATTGAAAAATCATTTTACATTATAAATTAAAGGACCAGATATAATGGAAAATAAAGAAATTGTAGTTACTGGAGGATGCGGATTTATAGGTTCACACATTGTTGAAGAGCTATTGGAAGACAATAAAGTGACCATTATAGACAACTTATCCTCTGGAAAAATGGAAAACCTAAAAAATCCAAATCACGAAAATTTAACCTTAATTGAAGAGGATCTTCTAGACTGTGATTTAGATGAGATTTTAAAAGGAAAGGATTATGTATTCCACCTTGCAGCGAAGGTAAGCGTGCCAGGAAGTGTAGCAGAACCTTTAGATTACAACGAGACAAACATCGACGCTACCTTGAAATTGCTTATTGCATGTAAAAACAACAACATCAAAAAGATTGTTTTCTCATCATCTTCTGCAGTTTATGGAGAAAATCCCAACATGCCTCTTAAGGAAACTGAACTTCCTATGCCTTCATCCCCTTATGCTGCTCAAAAGGCAAGCGACGAATTATACTTAAAATCATTCCATGAAAGCTATGGATTGAATTATGTAGCTCTAAGGTATTTCAATGTCTTTGGTCCTAGACAAGATGAAAACTCACCTTATGCTGCAGTAATCCCTAAATTCATCTCTGCAATCCTAAAAGGTGAAAGCCCAGTTATTTATGGTGATGGAGAGCAAAGCAGAGACTTTATTTTTGTAAAGGAAATCGCTAAAGCAAACATTGCAGCATGTGAATCAGACTACAATGGAATGGTGAATGTTGCATTAGGAAAATCAATGACCATAAACCAGCTATTTGATATTGTTAGTGATGTTTTGGAATCAGACTTAAAAGTTAATTATCTTGATGAGCGTCCAGGAGACATTAAGCACTCATTAGCGGATATCAGCAATCTTAAAAATATTGGATTCAAGCCAGAAGATGATAAATTTGAAGAGCAGTTAAGAGAAACTGTAGAATGGTTTAAAGAAGAGATGGAAAAATGAAAATTGAAGTATTAGACACCACATTAAGGGATGGAGAACAGACTCCTGGAATCTCCTTAAATGCAATTAAAAAATTAAGGATAGCTACCAAATTAGACGAGATAGGAGTTAATTCCATTGAAGCAGGATCTGCAATTACATCTGAAGGTGAAAGGGAAGCCATTAAATTGATTACATCACAAGGATTGAATGCAGAGATTGTAAGCTTTTCAAGAACATTGCTTAAGGATGTGGATTACTGCTTGGAATGTGATGTCGATGCTGTAAATGTTGTAGTTCCCACTTCTGATTTGCATTTGAAATATAAAATTAAGAAATCACAAGATGAAATGCTTGAAGATGCTGTAAAAGTGGTTGAATACGCTAAGGATCATGGCCTTGCTGTAGAGCTTGCAGCTGAAGACTCAACAAGAACTGATGTGGAATACTTAAGAAGAATTTTCAAGGCAACAATCAATGCAGGAGCAGATAGAATCTGCCCATGTGACACTTTAGGAATGCTTACACCACTCAAATCCTTTAATTTCTATAGAAAATTCTCTGATTTGGGAGTTCCTGTAAGCGCTCATTGCCATAATGACTTCGGTCTTGCTGTAGCAAATACATTATCAGCTATTGATGGAGGAGCTACAAGATTCCATGGAACCATCAATGGTCTTGGTGAAAGAGCTGGAAATGCAGCTATTGAAGAGGTTGTAGTCTCATTGAACACATTATATAAATATAGTGACGATGATGATGAAAGCAAGTACACCACTGACATTAAGATAAACCAGCTTTACAGCACATCTAAATTGGTTTCAAGATTAAGCAATGCATATCTTGCTCCAAACAAACCGATTGTAGGTGAAAACGCATTTGCACATGAATCTGGAATCCATGCAGATGGAGTTATAAAAAACAGCGCAACCTATGAACCTATCATGCCAGAGCTTGTAGGACATAGACGTAAGTTTATCGTTGGGAAGCATGTTGGAACCAAGGGCTTGAACAATAGATTACAGGAATTAGGCATTGAAGTTGACAAAGCCCAATTAAATGAGATATTCCTTAAGGTAAAGGACCTTGGAGACAAGGGAAAAACCGTTACAGACACTGATTTGGAAGCTATTGCAGAGCATGTCCTAAACATCGAGCAGGAAAAGAAAATCAATCTTGATGAACTAACAATCGTTTCAGGAAATAAGATTAGGCCGACCGCTTCAATCAAGATGAACATTGAAGATAAGGAAGTGATCGAAGCTGATGTTGGTATCGGTCCTGTTGATGCAGCAATCAATGCAGTGAATAAGGGAATCAAGAACTTTGCAGACATAAAGCTTGAGGAATACCATGTAGATGCAGTTACAGGCGGTACAGATGCATTGATTGAAGTAATTGTAAAACTAAGCTCAGGAGATAAGATCATATCTGCAAGAGCAACTGAACCGGACATTATCAATGCAAGTGTAGAGGCTTATGTTGACGGTGTAAACAGATTGCTTGAAAACAATCATTTTTCCTTAGACAAAAAACAAGCAAAGAAAAATAAAAAATAAACAATTTTTAAATTATTTTTTAATTTTAATCATATAATTATTTTAATTTTTATAATCTAACATTATAGAGCGATAAAATGAAAGAATTCAATAATGAATTAGCTAATTTGGATAATGTTGAAATATTAGGTTTCACTGGAGAAATAGAAAGTATTCCTAAAACATTGGAACAAGTCGAAGACATTAGAAACAGCTGTTGTGATGTTGGCATTATTCAACTTATGAATGCAGATGCAATAGCTGGAAAGGAACACCTTCAGCAAGGAGTCATTCATGCAATCAATGCATTCAAAAGAGGGGAAAATTTAGCTAAGGATTTAGGTATTGAAATTCTAATCAGAACTTCTGCCCAAAGGCAAATTTCAAAGGCATTTGACATTCTTGGTCTTAAGGAAGGTAAAATGAATATAGCGGTTGTTCTAATCGATTGCCCAGATTACTTTATCGATGAATTATCTGATATGTTTGTAAGAAATGATGCTGTTTTAGAAGCTGACGAATCAATATTAACAAACTTATATGATATTCCTGAAAAAGAGTTAAAGAACATACCGATAACAGACATATTAATTGATAAAACTACTCGATTAATAGTAGAACAATGAACAAAGAGAGTGAAAAAATTTTAAAAAAAACTATTTTTTTAACCTTAAACATACTTCAATTTAAAAAAAAAAACTATTTTTAATTAATTATCAAGGCACTTTAAAGTTTTGATGATTTCATCCAAATTATCCTGACTTAAACATTCAATATCCAAATTCTTGATTTCCAAGGCAACTGCTTTTTCTTTTAATCTGTTATAATTAGGACATTTGGTAATCATTCCATGGCTGTCTAAAACAAATTCCTGACGTAATTTATATGATAATGACTTAGGGTCTCCTGTTTCTACAATAACATTTATTCCCCTTTTATCCTTGTGGAATACATTGAAACTTGTTTTTTCTTCAATAGCTTCCTTAAGATATAGGCATGCATCAACAGTCTTTTTAAGGTTATCCTTAGCGCAATCCAATTCATTATAGATTCCACAGGCAGTTATGTTGCTTGCATTATTTGTTTTCAAAAGAAGTTTTGACTTATCAAAAAATCCCTCATCATTTGCTGTTATGAATCCACCATCCTCAACATTGACTATTTTTGGAGAGCCTGTAGATCCAATAATGATGTCTGAATAATTTCCATTTGCCAATCTATTCTCATAATCCCCAATAGCTCCTGATGCATCTTCCACAACAAGAATATTGTTCTTATGGGCAAAATCACAAATTGCCTTCAAGTCCTGCTCAGCAGTATAAGCTGCAAAACTTGTTAAGAATAGAGCAGATTTATTGTTTTCATCATCCAAATCTATAATATTGTCTTCTGATGATGAAATAATTGACTCGTTGAGATTATCTAAATCAATTAATCCCTCATTAGTCTTTACAGTGATTAAGTCCTTATTTAAAAAATTAGCTATTTGCTTAAATCCGTTCCATGCCCCTTGATCTGGAATTAAAATAGCGCCATCAATAGAATTCATAGCAGAAAGAATTGCAGAATTGCCACTATTCACCAATTTAACATGGATTTGATTAGTGATATGGGCTAATTTCTCTTCAGCCAATGCATGATAATCCTTTTTATCCTCACCACTTGCCACTTTAGACATGGCCATTTGAGTTTCCTTTGATGGTTTTTTAAATTTAAGATTCATATTTTTACCTAAAGTCATTATTTAATGATTAATTTTAATATAAATTTGTTATTATTGTTGCAAATCTGGAGATTTCTTGAAGAAGGAATCCAATGTTGTCTGCTTTGAATGCAATAATTCCTTTAGCAAATTGCTTTGCTTTACATATTTGCTGATTGGAATCTTTAATTTAGTTCCGCAGTAAACAAGAGAGTCTTTTAGTGATTCAAACTCCTTGTACTCCCCATCCATCGCATATTTAATATTCTCTCTAACATTAAACACTCCAAGAGGAACATACCCGGAATAAGCTTCCCTAAGTATAATAACGCCAGATTGAAGTTTTAGTTTAGCTAATTTATCCAATACTGCCATTTTAGCAGTGTAATAACATCCACCTACACAGGAATATTCAGTTTTATCAGTATTTGTTTCATAATCCGAAAAAATCATTTCCTCTTTACCAAGTATTTTAATAAATGCTTCAAACCATTCATATTGCCATTCGGTAGGTGTTAAGATAATAGCATAATAATTTTTCAAGCTTGAAAATTCATAAACCCTATAGGAATCCATTATATTATAATGTCTGACTTCCTTCAATAGATTGTCTGCAATTGTACTGTCACAGGCAGTAATTGACCATCTTGTTGGAACCAATTTTCGATTCTTTTTAAGACCGAATGCTCCAACAGAAAACGCCTTTTGCATTGCTGAAAATGGAACATCCTTATTATGGAGATTCATCACCGCTTCACGAGCCTTTAAATCAGTGTCATAAAAGCTTTTTTCAAGTTGCTTATCCCATTTGACTGCATCAATGTCGAATTTTTCAATTAAAGCGCTTGGACCATGAGGTGTGCTTTCTTCACTGAACATTGAACCGCTAGGCCTTGATCCAAAAGTGGCTTCGCTGTCAATGGATTTTGATGCAAGAGAAATGTCCTGAAGCTTTTCAACAAAGGGATTCTCCAAATCCTTAATGTCAATCAATTGTTTTCCACGGACAAGATTCAATCGGTATCCAATAATGTCTTCTTGGGTTTTATTTTCACCTATCCACTGCTCTGGAGAGTCCATTATATATGTATCTCCAAGTTGAGGAACCATCATTGGTCCAGCATACACTTTAGGATAGCTCCATCGACCTATAAAAACAGATGGTGGTGTACTTCCATCTAAATCCTTTCCAACATCAACTGATCTCATCTGTATATTCTCAGTTAATTTGGCTAAATAAGCATTCTTAGTAGTCTTAGATGTTCTCATAATAATACCTTAAATAAAATAAATGATGATGATTGCTAATTGAGTATGATGAAAAATAAAATAGTTAAAATTAGTTTTAAAAACTAATTTAACTTTAATTTAGAGAATTTATATTAAATTTTTGTCAATTAATAAATAATTAACAGAATTCAATGGTACTAGGTGGCTTGTCACTAATGGATAAAGCGACATGGGTAACTTCAGAAACTTCAGAAGTGATTCTTCTGGAAATGGTTCTGATTACATCCCAAGGCATTTCAGGAACAGTTGCAGTCATTGCGTCAATAGAACTGATTAATCTGATTACAATAAGATAACCGAAGTCCCTTTCATCACCTTTTACACCAGTTACCTTAGTGTCAGTAAGTACAGCGAAATATTGCCATAATTCCTTATCTAAGCCAGCTTTTTCCACTTCTTCTCTTACAATAGCATCTGCAGCTCTGCAAACAGCTAAATTATCTCTTGTTAAAGCTCCAACAACTCTTACACCAAGTCCAGGACCTGGGAAAGGTTGTCTTTGTACAATGCTGTCTGGAAGACCTAATTCAGTACCGACTTCTCTTACTTCATCTTTATATAAGTCTCTTACAGGTTCAACTACTTTTAAAACCATACCGCTTGGCAATGCCATGTTGTGGTGAGTCTTGATTTCTCCTTCAGTTTCAATCCAATCAGGAGCAATGGTACCTTGAACCAAGTATTTAGCGTCAACTGCTTGTGCTTCTCTTTCAAAGACTTCAATGAATACTCTTCCAATGATTTTCCTTTTCTCTTCAGGGTCATCTACACCTTCAAGTTCGGATAAAAATTCATCAGATGCATCAACATACTTGAAGTTTAATCTTTCTTCGAAAACTGCACAAACCTGTTCTGCTTCTCCTTCTCTAAGCAATCCATGGTTAACGAATATTGCAGTCAAATTGTCACCAATAGCTTCTTGGGTAAGAACTGAACAGACAGAACTGTCAACTCCACCGGATAATGCTATAATAGTTTTTTCATCACCAATTTCTTCTTTGATTTTACGAGTAGCATCTTCAATAAATTCTTTTGGGTTTAACATAAAAATACCTTAAAAAATTATTTAAAAATTATTGTTCCAATAAAGCTTCTTTCAATGAATATAATTGAAATTATGAAAAATATTATGTAAATTCTTGGATTTATTCAAAATCTTCGATAAATTCCATAATGATAGCTTCTAAACCTTCGTCTTTGCCATCCATTACAGCATCCATCATGTCTTCGTATTTGACATATTTTTCAATTTTAATAGCTTTTTCACCAATGCCAGTTATTCTGAAATCTTGTTCACCATCACCAATAGGAATGCTAATGGTTTTGAATTTTAAGTTAGCTTTATTGTCAATTGCTTTTTTCTTAAAGTCATCTAAATTATCAAACATCTTATCAACCCTTTTTTAAATTTAAAATTAATAATAAATATAATAACTCTTTTTATTTTTAATTTATCCATTTTTATAATTCTGACAAATCTCATAAAAATTCTTAAAGATGAATTCTCCTTTAGGAGTGTGATGAACTTCTGGATGGAATTGAATTCCATAAATCTCTTTTTCCTTATGTTTCATAGCTTCTATATCACAAAGAGAGGAACTTGCAATTATGTCAAATTCTTCAGGAAGAGTGTGAACTTCATCTTTATGAGAGCTCCAAACGTCAAGTGGAGATTCAAGTCCTTTAAAGAGACTGGAAGTATCTAAAAGATTAATTTTTACTTGAGCATAACTTTCAGTGTCTGAAGTGGAGACTTCACCACCAAAGGTTTTAGCTATTAACTGATGACCTAAACAAATGCCAAGAATAGGAATATCAAAGTGCTTGATGAATTCTGGAGCATTTCCCACATCATCAATGGAAGGACCTCCACCTAAAATCAAGCCGATAGGCTCTTTTGATTCAATCTCTTCAATGGATAGTTGATTGCTAACCAATTGAGAAGGAATCTTAAGATACTGTAAGCTTCTTTGGATTCTGTGGTTGTATTGTCCCTTGTTATTAATAACTAAAATTGTCATATAATCTCTCAAAATCATTTTTTTTACGAATAAATTCCTTATAATATTACATTAAAAGCTAAAAATTAAATGCATATATAATGTATAATATTATATTAATTTAATATATATTTAATATAATATATAAATTTATTACATTAACTTACCATATTAAGATAAA
This genomic window contains:
- the cgi121 gene encoding KEOPS complex subunit Cgi121; the protein is MKEFNNELANLDNVEILGFTGEIESIPKTLEQVEDIRNSCCDVGIIQLMNADAIAGKEHLQQGVIHAINAFKRGENLAKDLGIEILIRTSAQRQISKAFDILGLKEGKMNIAVVLIDCPDYFIDELSDMFVRNDAVLEADESILTNLYDIPEKELKNIPITDILIDKTTRLIVEQ
- a CDS encoding Nre family DNA repair protein, with the translated sequence MRTSKTTKNAYLAKLTENIQMRSVDVGKDLDGSTPPSVFIGRWSYPKVYAGPMMVPQLGDTYIMDSPEQWIGENKTQEDIIGYRLNLVRGKQLIDIKDLENPFVEKLQDISLASKSIDSEATFGSRPSGSMFSEESTPHGPSALIEKFDIDAVKWDKQLEKSFYDTDLKAREAVMNLHNKDVPFSAMQKAFSVGAFGLKKNRKLVPTRWSITACDSTIADNLLKEVRHYNIMDSYRVYEFSSLKNYYAIILTPTEWQYEWFEAFIKILGKEEMIFSDYETNTDKTEYSCVGGCYYTAKMAVLDKLAKLKLQSGVIILREAYSGYVPLGVFNVRENIKYAMDGEYKEFESLKDSLVYCGTKLKIPISKYVKQSNLLKELLHSKQTTLDSFFKKSPDLQQ
- a CDS encoding EhaE family protein → MFNLALWVYVGLALAIFGSLATVWGPGVKDPIIRTINTEVASVGVSLILLTYNSTLALLTLIATTIIVTLILFRAISRLEEIGADV
- a CDS encoding (R)-citramalate synthase codes for the protein MKIEVLDTTLRDGEQTPGISLNAIKKLRIATKLDEIGVNSIEAGSAITSEGEREAIKLITSQGLNAEIVSFSRTLLKDVDYCLECDVDAVNVVVPTSDLHLKYKIKKSQDEMLEDAVKVVEYAKDHGLAVELAAEDSTRTDVEYLRRIFKATINAGADRICPCDTLGMLTPLKSFNFYRKFSDLGVPVSAHCHNDFGLAVANTLSAIDGGATRFHGTINGLGERAGNAAIEEVVVSLNTLYKYSDDDDESKYTTDIKINQLYSTSKLVSRLSNAYLAPNKPIVGENAFAHESGIHADGVIKNSATYEPIMPELVGHRRKFIVGKHVGTKGLNNRLQELGIEVDKAQLNEIFLKVKDLGDKGKTVTDTDLEAIAEHVLNIEQEKKINLDELTIVSGNKIRPTASIKMNIEDKEVIEADVGIGPVDAAINAVNKGIKNFADIKLEEYHVDAVTGGTDALIEVIVKLSSGDKIISARATEPDIINASVEAYVDGVNRLLENNHFSLDKKQAKKNKK
- a CDS encoding SDR family oxidoreductase; its protein translation is MENKEIVVTGGCGFIGSHIVEELLEDNKVTIIDNLSSGKMENLKNPNHENLTLIEEDLLDCDLDEILKGKDYVFHLAAKVSVPGSVAEPLDYNETNIDATLKLLIACKNNNIKKIVFSSSSAVYGENPNMPLKETELPMPSSPYAAQKASDELYLKSFHESYGLNYVALRYFNVFGPRQDENSPYAAVIPKFISAILKGESPVIYGDGEQSRDFIFVKEIAKANIAACESDYNGMVNVALGKSMTINQLFDIVSDVLESDLKVNYLDERPGDIKHSLADISNLKNIGFKPEDDKFEEQLRETVEWFKEEMEK
- a CDS encoding energy-converting hydrogenase A subunit A EhaA, which encodes MISIGANGFQLFMNYMVAIIVAIVLALALKLPLLPEKPIRFSWTKSALFPTPVFAIGILAIFYSLNVFWIYNGLIIAIIVGAFSAIFVKYLFDYVFPNPQGGSK
- a CDS encoding EhaF family protein, which encodes MPKIAKLWNKLANPKNIPRLFALILGLLLIAGFLIPIGLDPDQIYTRPAPQSQMDAGLAIAPYDRGGEILESPGVTEAQYPENSQNLGWINSYMTPIAEMLKGISPYFGTSICASPGGVIDEILYYTRGFDTILESSILMMAFIIASWLAINFTMVRKEKKGKGDIKEDVKRAIASSDKIASEVEMSNRKAREKQAKKEFR
- a CDS encoding GMP synthase subunit A, with translation MTILVINNKGQYNHRIQRSLQYLKIPSQLVSNQLSIEEIESKEPIGLILGGGPSIDDVGNAPEFIKHFDIPILGICLGHQLIAKTFGGEVSTSDTESYAQVKINLLDTSSLFKGLESPLDVWSSHKDEVHTLPEEFDIIASSSLCDIEAMKHKEKEIYGIQFHPEVHHTPKGEFIFKNFYEICQNYKNG
- a CDS encoding DUF2109 domain-containing protein translates to MFIEIIGVITILMALRAVITKDRAEKLLYINVIGFCVSALIALYIKTPFGLVLAATFFISSTIGANAIAYSLKDLEDEITYDKNMEEHKEN
- the guaA gene encoding glutamine-hydrolyzing GMP synthase; its protein translation is MLNPKEFIEDATRKIKEEIGDEKTIIALSGGVDSSVCSVLTQEAIGDNLTAIFVNHGLLREGEAEQVCAVFEERLNFKYVDASDEFLSELEGVDDPEEKRKIIGRVFIEVFEREAQAVDAKYLVQGTIAPDWIETEGEIKTHHNMALPSGMVLKVVEPVRDLYKDEVREVGTELGLPDSIVQRQPFPGPGLGVRVVGALTRDNLAVCRAADAIVREEVEKAGLDKELWQYFAVLTDTKVTGVKGDERDFGYLIVIRLISSIDAMTATVPEMPWDVIRTISRRITSEVSEVTHVALSISDKPPSTIEFC
- a CDS encoding DegT/DnrJ/EryC1/StrS family aminotransferase codes for the protein MNLKFKKPSKETQMAMSKVASGEDKKDYHALAEEKLAHITNQIHVKLVNSGNSAILSAMNSIDGAILIPDQGAWNGFKQIANFLNKDLITVKTNEGLIDLDNLNESIISSSEDNIIDLDDENNKSALFLTSFAAYTAEQDLKAICDFAHKNNILVVEDASGAIGDYENRLANGNYSDIIIGSTGSPKIVNVEDGGFITANDEGFFDKSKLLLKTNNASNITACGIYNELDCAKDNLKKTVDACLYLKEAIEEKTSFNVFHKDKRGINVIVETGDPKSLSYKLRQEFVLDSHGMITKCPNYNRLKEKAVALEIKNLDIECLSQDNLDEIIKTLKCLDN
- a CDS encoding DUF2108 domain-containing protein; amino-acid sequence: MLEFIDLTTISIALMIIGAIGVVLLKKPLDKVIMVSILEAGLFLAIVSFKYLDVAFLTAVLDPLSIIVFLLALIKINEVRKSKLKDYSTLPKMIQSSENEIRNSEGGK